A part of Leptospira congkakensis genomic DNA contains:
- the rpsG gene encoding 30S ribosomal protein S7 translates to MSRRRGKVEPRHIEGDPKYNDKVISKFINCLMVDGKKSVAESVFYDALEVIAKKTGQDPFAVFQEALENAKPQVEVKSRRVGGVTYQVPIEVRPERRLALGIRWLIKYSRGRNEKSMKNKLAAEFMEAQKGTGSAIKKKEDIRKMADANKAFSHYRW, encoded by the coding sequence ATGTCTAGAAGAAGAGGAAAAGTTGAACCACGCCACATCGAAGGCGATCCTAAATACAATGACAAGGTGATTTCTAAGTTTATCAACTGCCTAATGGTAGATGGTAAAAAAAGTGTCGCTGAATCCGTGTTCTACGATGCTTTAGAAGTAATTGCTAAAAAAACAGGACAGGATCCGTTTGCTGTTTTCCAAGAAGCTTTGGAAAACGCGAAACCACAAGTGGAAGTAAAATCTCGCCGAGTGGGTGGGGTTACTTACCAAGTTCCGATTGAAGTTCGCCCAGAAAGAAGACTTGCCCTCGGAATCCGATGGCTTATCAAATACAGCCGTGGCAGAAACGAAAAATCAATGAAAAACAAATTGGCTGCAGAATTCATGGAAGCACAAAAAGGCACCGGATCTGCGATCAAGAAAAAAGAAGACATCAGAAAGATGGCAGACGCCAACAAGGCTTTCTCTCACTACCGCTGGTAG
- the rplJ gene encoding 50S ribosomal protein L10 encodes MANSSKIEAVAELKSRLEKRPNFILACYSGLTVEDMSNLRAKLRKEGSEMKVIKNNLFLRALKESSEHKNNSIDFGDVYKGPLAAIFSLDALPAVAKVCKDFAKDKKELEIRTGYMDGEVLGKSGVEAIAGLPSKQELLSQVARGLNAPATQIASGINQIMASLARAINAVAEKNGN; translated from the coding sequence ATGGCAAATTCATCAAAAATTGAAGCAGTAGCGGAACTTAAAAGTCGTTTGGAAAAACGACCTAATTTCATTTTGGCGTGTTACAGCGGTTTGACTGTTGAAGATATGTCCAACCTTCGTGCGAAACTTCGCAAAGAAGGATCGGAAATGAAGGTGATCAAAAACAACCTTTTTCTCCGTGCTTTAAAAGAGTCTTCTGAACATAAAAACAACTCCATTGATTTTGGGGATGTTTACAAAGGTCCACTTGCGGCTATTTTCTCTCTGGATGCACTTCCAGCAGTAGCAAAAGTTTGTAAGGACTTTGCAAAAGATAAGAAGGAACTCGAAATCAGAACCGGCTATATGGACGGGGAAGTTTTGGGTAAATCCGGAGTAGAGGCGATTGCAGGACTTCCGTCCAAACAAGAACTTCTTTCGCAAGTGGCTCGTGGGCTCAATGCTCCTGCGACGCAAATTGCTTCTGGAATCAATCAAATCATGGCATCATTGGCTCGCGCCATCAATGCTGTAGCCGAGAAAAACGGCAATTAG
- the rplL gene encoding 50S ribosomal protein L7/L12: MSVDALLEQIGSLTLVQAADLVKKMEDKFGISAAAPVAVAAVAGAGGPAAAEEPATFNIILKAHGDKKIDVIKLVREITGLGLADAKTLVEAGGKSVKEGVSKDEAADIKKKLEGVGAQVEVAAAG, from the coding sequence ATGTCTGTTGACGCGCTATTAGAACAAATTGGAAGTCTTACACTAGTTCAGGCAGCTGATCTAGTGAAAAAGATGGAGGACAAATTCGGGATTTCTGCTGCTGCACCAGTTGCGGTAGCGGCGGTTGCGGGTGCAGGTGGTCCAGCTGCTGCTGAAGAGCCTGCTACTTTCAATATCATCTTGAAAGCACACGGTGACAAAAAGATCGACGTTATTAAACTCGTTCGCGAAATCACTGGTCTTGGATTGGCAGATGCGAAAACGCTTGTAGAAGCTGGTGGAAAATCAGTGAAAGAAGGCGTTTCTAAAGACGAAGCTGCTGATATTAAGAAAAAACTCGAAGGTGTTGGGGCTCAAGTAGAAGTTGCTGCTGCCGGTTAA
- the rpoB gene encoding DNA-directed RNA polymerase subunit beta, translating into MHTRMQIRNRVNFGKITDLNLLPNLIYVQKKSFDWFLQSEVKDPTKRLNQGLEAVFRESFPIESPNNDMVMEYGHYILGEPKRDPQECKDTDSSFAVPLKAVIRLIIKDTGEIREQVVYMGDLPVMTDHGTFIINGAERVVVSQLHRSPGIFFSYDQVRDTFSARVIPYRGSWLEFEMDNKGILVAKIDRKKKFPATLLVKAMGMGTNEEVLRLFYGSSKMKIAGANPKDLKRLIGRRTIADIINMETGEVMLDAGSKINEDNISILREMKVKDVDVIEFPKGKDNPVLINCLEKDGVNDYEDAVKKFHTIMRPGEPSTIENAEAELKRLFFSPKTFDLGVVGRYKINSKFEFNNPKEFAKAEDRVLRKQDIIETVRYLVMLMSEAENYYPDDIDHLGNRRIRSVGELIANQLKLGFSRVERVIKERMTVQEPEQQTPQLLISIKPITAVINEFFGSSQLSQFMDQTNPLAELTHKRRLNALGPGGLSRDRAGFEVRDVHYSHYGRMCPIETPEGPNIGLILSMSSFARVNDYGFIETPYRLVKNGKVQKQVEYLTADKEEYHYMAQSNSTVDDKGEFTSKLISTRHRGDFPFRSPSEIQYMDLAPLQVVSVSTALIPFLEHDDANRALMGSNMQRQAVPLLTEEAPFVGTGMESRAAYDAGVCIVAKKDGVVSKVDATGVWIKEDQSKEIVHYPLIKFKKTNQGTCFNQKPNVSMLHTTTGGKVSKVSKERVELTSPNGEKETHELFHSEEVQYISVVKEGQDLGIGAPVAGQIIKGEKYGDFGQILQKGTVLANGPSTDAGYLALGRNVLVAFMPWEGYNFEDAILISERIIKDDVFSSIHIEEFEIQARETKLGQEQITRDIPNLSDKAFRDLDESGVIRVGAEVKPGDILVGMVTPKGETDLTPEYKLLHSIFGEKAKEVRDSSLRMPNGFEGTVIDIKRYSRETGDELAAGVEEMVKVYVARKRKLLVGDKMAGRHGNKGVVARVMAQEDMPYMEDGSPVDIVLNPLGVPSRMNLGQIFETQLGFAAKKLGINFETPVFDGASEGDVHDFCKKAGLPENSKFQLYDGRTGEKFINQVFCGYIYMLKLAHLVDDKIHARSTGPYSLVTQQPLGGKAQFGGQRLGEMEVWALEAYGASHTLQELLTIKSDDMLGRARIYEAIVKGIHSIKPGIPESFNVLVQELRGLALDIIIKDSEGLEVDISDYEDEFSKNKKKIKFETIENV; encoded by the coding sequence ATGCATACCCGAATGCAAATTAGAAACCGGGTAAATTTCGGTAAAATTACCGACCTCAATTTACTTCCTAATCTTATCTACGTACAAAAAAAATCCTTTGATTGGTTTCTCCAGTCGGAAGTGAAAGATCCGACGAAACGTTTGAACCAAGGATTGGAAGCTGTATTCCGTGAATCCTTCCCAATCGAATCACCAAACAACGATATGGTTATGGAATATGGCCATTATATCTTGGGAGAGCCAAAACGCGATCCACAAGAGTGCAAAGACACTGACTCTTCCTTTGCTGTTCCACTAAAAGCAGTCATTCGACTCATCATCAAAGATACCGGAGAAATCCGGGAACAAGTTGTCTACATGGGAGACCTTCCTGTGATGACAGACCACGGAACTTTCATCATCAACGGTGCGGAAAGGGTAGTGGTAAGCCAGTTGCATAGATCACCTGGTATTTTCTTTTCTTACGACCAAGTAAGAGATACTTTCTCTGCTCGTGTGATTCCTTACCGAGGCTCTTGGTTGGAATTCGAGATGGACAACAAAGGGATCCTTGTTGCCAAAATCGACCGTAAGAAAAAATTCCCTGCAACCTTACTTGTAAAAGCAATGGGTATGGGAACAAACGAAGAAGTATTACGTTTGTTCTATGGATCTTCTAAAATGAAGATTGCTGGTGCCAATCCAAAAGACCTCAAACGTCTGATTGGTCGCCGAACCATCGCCGATATCATCAACATGGAAACGGGCGAGGTTATGCTCGATGCTGGTTCCAAAATCAATGAAGACAATATCTCCATCCTTCGAGAAATGAAGGTAAAAGATGTAGATGTCATTGAATTTCCGAAAGGAAAAGACAACCCAGTTCTTATCAACTGTTTAGAAAAAGACGGTGTGAATGACTACGAAGACGCAGTCAAAAAATTCCACACCATCATGAGACCAGGGGAACCTTCTACGATTGAAAACGCAGAAGCGGAACTCAAACGCCTCTTTTTCTCACCAAAAACTTTTGATTTGGGTGTTGTGGGTCGTTACAAAATCAACAGTAAATTTGAATTCAATAATCCAAAAGAATTTGCAAAAGCGGAAGACCGAGTTTTAAGAAAACAAGACATCATTGAAACAGTTCGTTATCTCGTGATGCTTATGTCTGAAGCAGAAAACTACTATCCGGATGATATTGACCACTTAGGAAACAGAAGGATCCGTTCTGTTGGAGAGCTCATCGCAAACCAATTGAAACTTGGATTCTCTCGTGTGGAACGAGTGATCAAAGAAAGGATGACGGTTCAAGAGCCGGAGCAACAAACTCCGCAACTTCTCATTTCCATCAAACCAATCACTGCTGTGATCAATGAGTTTTTTGGATCATCGCAACTTTCTCAGTTTATGGACCAAACCAATCCATTGGCAGAGCTTACGCACAAACGTAGGTTAAACGCTCTTGGACCTGGTGGTCTTTCTCGTGACCGAGCCGGTTTCGAAGTTCGTGACGTTCATTATTCTCACTATGGTCGTATGTGCCCAATTGAAACACCGGAAGGTCCAAACATTGGTCTCATTCTTTCCATGTCTAGTTTTGCGCGAGTGAACGATTATGGGTTTATTGAAACTCCATACCGTCTCGTAAAAAACGGAAAAGTTCAAAAACAAGTCGAGTATCTCACTGCAGACAAAGAAGAATACCACTATATGGCTCAGTCGAATTCGACTGTGGATGATAAGGGAGAATTCACTTCTAAACTTATTTCCACTCGCCATAGAGGGGATTTCCCTTTCCGTAGCCCATCTGAGATCCAATATATGGATCTTGCTCCATTACAAGTTGTGTCTGTATCCACAGCACTCATTCCATTCCTTGAGCATGATGACGCGAACCGCGCACTTATGGGTTCGAACATGCAACGCCAAGCAGTTCCTCTTCTCACAGAAGAAGCACCGTTTGTAGGAACTGGTATGGAATCTCGTGCGGCTTATGACGCAGGGGTTTGTATCGTTGCGAAAAAAGATGGTGTGGTTTCCAAAGTAGATGCTACTGGTGTTTGGATCAAAGAAGACCAATCCAAAGAGATTGTTCACTACCCACTCATTAAATTTAAAAAAACCAACCAAGGTACTTGTTTTAACCAAAAACCAAACGTTTCCATGTTACATACCACAACTGGTGGTAAGGTAAGTAAGGTTTCCAAAGAACGTGTGGAACTCACTTCTCCTAATGGGGAAAAAGAAACACATGAGCTTTTCCACTCGGAAGAAGTTCAATATATCTCCGTTGTGAAAGAAGGCCAAGACCTAGGAATTGGTGCACCGGTTGCCGGACAAATCATCAAAGGTGAAAAATACGGTGACTTTGGTCAAATCCTCCAAAAGGGAACTGTCCTTGCTAACGGACCATCCACTGACGCTGGTTACTTGGCGCTTGGTAGAAACGTCCTTGTTGCTTTTATGCCTTGGGAAGGTTACAACTTTGAGGATGCGATTCTCATTTCAGAACGAATCATCAAAGACGATGTTTTCTCTTCTATCCACATTGAAGAATTCGAAATCCAAGCTCGGGAAACGAAACTAGGACAAGAACAAATCACTCGCGACATTCCAAACCTTTCGGACAAAGCGTTCCGTGATTTGGATGAGTCTGGTGTGATTCGTGTGGGTGCTGAAGTGAAACCAGGGGACATCCTGGTTGGTATGGTGACTCCAAAAGGAGAAACCGACCTCACTCCTGAATACAAACTTTTACACTCCATTTTTGGAGAGAAGGCAAAAGAAGTAAGAGATTCCTCTCTTCGTATGCCAAACGGTTTTGAAGGAACTGTGATCGATATCAAACGTTATTCCCGGGAAACAGGCGACGAACTCGCTGCTGGAGTGGAAGAAATGGTAAAAGTCTATGTGGCTCGTAAACGTAAACTCCTCGTGGGTGATAAGATGGCGGGTCGTCACGGAAACAAAGGGGTCGTAGCTCGTGTGATGGCACAAGAAGATATGCCATACATGGAAGACGGATCTCCTGTTGATATCGTGCTAAACCCACTCGGGGTTCCTTCAAGGATGAACCTTGGTCAGATCTTTGAAACACAACTTGGTTTCGCTGCGAAAAAACTCGGTATCAATTTTGAAACACCGGTGTTCGACGGAGCATCTGAAGGTGACGTTCACGATTTCTGCAAAAAAGCAGGATTACCGGAAAACAGCAAATTTCAGTTATACGACGGAAGAACAGGAGAAAAATTCATCAACCAAGTATTCTGCGGATACATTTACATGTTGAAACTGGCTCACTTGGTGGATGACAAAATCCACGCAAGATCTACTGGACCTTACTCACTCGTAACGCAACAACCACTCGGTGGTAAAGCGCAGTTCGGGGGACAAAGGTTAGGGGAGATGGAAGTTTGGGCTCTTGAGGCTTATGGTGCATCACACACCTTACAAGAGTTACTCACCATTAAGTCAGATGACATGCTTGGACGTGCCAGAATTTACGAAGCAATTGTGAAAGGGATTCACTCGATCAAACCGGGAATTCCAGAATCATTCAACGTTCTTGTTCAGGAACTCCGAGGTCTCGCACTTGATATCATTATCAAAGACTCCGAAGGATTGGAAGTGGATATCTCTGATTACGAAGATGAATTCTCGAAAAACAAAAAGAAAATCAAATTCGAGACCATTGAAAACGTTTAG
- the rpsL gene encoding 30S ribosomal protein S12: MPTINQLIRIGREDQKKRTKSPALKACPQRRGVCTRVMTFTPKKPNSALRKVARVRLTTGIEVTAYIPGEGHNLQEHNVVLIRGGRVKDLPGVRYHIIRGTLDTLGVDKRRKGRSKYGAKRPKA, encoded by the coding sequence ATGCCTACAATTAACCAGCTCATCCGTATTGGAAGAGAAGACCAAAAGAAAAGAACTAAATCTCCTGCCCTTAAGGCATGCCCACAAAGACGTGGAGTTTGCACTAGGGTAATGACCTTTACTCCTAAAAAACCGAACTCAGCTCTTCGTAAAGTAGCAAGGGTTCGCCTCACTACTGGAATTGAAGTAACTGCTTACATTCCTGGTGAAGGTCACAACCTCCAAGAACACAACGTGGTTCTAATCCGTGGGGGAAGAGTAAAAGACTTACCAGGGGTTCGTTATCATATCATTCGTGGAACACTGGATACACTCGGTGTAGACAAACGTCGTAAAGGACGTTCAAAATACGGCGCTAAGCGTCCTAAAGCGTAA
- the rplA gene encoding 50S ribosomal protein L1, whose product MKRGKKYIQLKEKVDRTKAYTLGDAVGLAKATSFSKFDGTLEISTKINYKSLQNVRGTISLPHGTGKTIKVLVFCKGDKQNEAKEAGADFVGDMDLIEKVAGGWTDFDACVATPDMMKEVGKLGPVLGRKGLMPKPKAGTVTTDVSKAVKELKAGRIEYRPDKGGVVHLGVGKCSFSDDKLSDNINAVVAALMKDKPSDAKGDYLKSFSVAATMGIGVKVDVKELVNANI is encoded by the coding sequence GAAAGTCGATCGCACTAAGGCTTATACCCTTGGCGATGCAGTCGGTTTGGCAAAAGCAACTAGTTTTTCCAAATTTGATGGAACATTAGAGATTTCGACTAAAATCAATTATAAATCTCTCCAAAACGTAAGAGGGACTATCTCTCTTCCACACGGAACTGGAAAAACAATCAAAGTTTTGGTTTTCTGCAAAGGAGACAAACAAAACGAAGCAAAGGAAGCAGGCGCTGACTTTGTAGGTGATATGGATCTCATTGAAAAAGTTGCTGGTGGTTGGACTGATTTCGACGCTTGCGTTGCTACTCCTGACATGATGAAGGAAGTAGGTAAACTTGGTCCGGTTTTAGGTCGTAAAGGCCTTATGCCAAAGCCAAAAGCAGGAACAGTCACTACTGATGTATCAAAAGCAGTAAAAGAACTAAAAGCCGGCCGAATTGAATACCGTCCTGACAAAGGGGGAGTGGTTCACTTAGGTGTTGGTAAATGTTCCTTCTCTGATGACAAACTTTCTGACAACATCAATGCAGTTGTTGCAGCTCTTATGAAAGACAAACCTTCTGATGCGAAGGGTGATTACCTAAAGTCTTTCTCTGTTGCGGCAACTATGGGAATCGGCGTCAAAGTCGATGTGAAAGAACTAGTAAACGCGAACATATAA
- the rpoC gene encoding DNA-directed RNA polymerase subunit beta', giving the protein MRNYNSFESITIRLASPERIKEWSFGEVKKPETINYRTLKPERDGLFCEKIFGTTKDWECYCGKFKSIRYKGVVCDKCGVEVTHSKVRRERMGHIELAAPVSHIWYYRSVPSRMGLLLDMTINQLKSVLYFEKYVIIDPADSGRSRGELIDEDEYHNYLDEYGDKFIAGIGGDAIKELLARIDVDAEARVIRQKIQDKNKISDKRIFKRLEVLEAFRDSGNRPEWMVLDVVPVIPPELRPMVQLEGGRFATSDLNDLYRRVINRNNRLKRLLALKAPEIIVRNEKRMLQEAVDALFDNSRRKRTVKGKGNRPLKSISDMLKGKQGRFRQNLLGKRVDYSGRSVIVVGPELKYHQMGLPKKMALELFKPFIMKRLVDLELAPNIKSAKKKIEAEDKEVFDVLETVVKEHPVLLNRAPTLHRLGIQAFLPVLVEGKAIKLHPLVCHAFNADFDGDQMAIHVPLAPKAQLETWMLMLSPHNILNPANGQPICGPTQDIVLGIYYLTSEVKDAKGEGKFFTGLEEVMYAIETKTVEIRSKISVLHEGKIIETTPGRLIFNQVMPKGYVYINRTLGDKETNKIIADVYEKFGPGITVVMLDEIKRLGYRYATVFAPTISIDDIRVSPQKEGLVTDANKEVEKADMEYRKGIITNEERRKKVIEIWTKTNDRITDGMFKELEKDQGGFNPVYVMAASGARGSKQQIRQLAGMRGLMAKPSGEIIELAIRSNFREGLGVLEFFISTHGARKGLADTALKTADAGYLTRRLVDISQDVIVSEDDCGTKLNITLGIVKEGENVIVSLADRVFGRYTAEDLVDPVSEKVVFPKDTLITRALGQQIENLGYDKIKVRSPLTCRSRHGICTKCYGMDMARLVPAEIGEAVGTIAAQSIGQPGTQLTMRTFHVGGAASATISEKEHKVPYRSIVKSINGRLVTNANSAKVFARRGTIIVNRLIQEFNTDSLSSVRAVDGQRLEKGEVFATQVAEATEQRITSDQAGTVTLVGTTLRILGDDFVIPVKIGTILRAEEGQIVEENKALAEFDPFNEVAVAEAAGTIQWEDLEIGKNVRRDVDPKTSNIILKVVEQKKDRLVPKVLIGSDEYSVPVDALLQFQNGDKVREGDIIFKIPSVAEKTRDITGGLPRVDELFEARRPKDACTLAEIDGKIEDKGEIVKEKRILYIIPETAEQEKVKVAIPVGKQIRVRQGDFVKRGDQLDEGNFDPHDILAIKGPNALHEYLVSEVQEVYRLQGVHINDKHIEVVVRSMLRKVIITDSGDTSFVNQQQVDKFLFDEENDRVEKEGGSPAQGTPVLLGLTKASLNTESYFSAASFQETTKVLTDAAIKGKTDNLMGLKENVIIGHMIPAGTGMKKYRDIEVFKDLPGDLDWDLETEEEEEEVSELSEAAPVSTATLSRLVAEEDEDEDELEEESDDSDDEDDDD; this is encoded by the coding sequence ATGAGAAATTACAATAGTTTTGAATCGATTACGATCCGTTTGGCATCACCCGAGCGGATCAAAGAGTGGTCTTTCGGGGAAGTCAAAAAACCGGAAACGATCAACTACCGTACCCTAAAACCGGAACGAGATGGTCTTTTCTGTGAAAAAATCTTTGGAACCACAAAGGATTGGGAATGTTACTGCGGTAAATTCAAATCCATCCGTTACAAGGGAGTGGTTTGTGACAAATGCGGGGTTGAGGTAACTCACTCCAAAGTTCGTCGTGAGAGAATGGGTCATATTGAACTTGCGGCTCCAGTGTCGCACATTTGGTATTATCGTTCTGTTCCGTCTCGTATGGGACTCCTTCTGGATATGACCATCAACCAACTCAAAAGTGTTCTTTACTTTGAGAAGTATGTGATTATAGATCCTGCTGATTCCGGAAGAAGTCGCGGGGAACTTATCGATGAAGATGAATATCATAATTATTTAGATGAATACGGTGATAAATTTATCGCAGGTATCGGTGGGGACGCCATCAAAGAACTTCTCGCACGTATCGACGTGGATGCAGAAGCTCGTGTGATCCGCCAAAAGATCCAAGATAAAAACAAAATCTCCGACAAACGTATTTTCAAACGCCTAGAAGTTTTGGAAGCTTTCCGTGATTCTGGAAACCGTCCTGAATGGATGGTTTTAGATGTGGTTCCGGTCATCCCACCAGAACTTCGTCCGATGGTGCAACTAGAGGGGGGACGTTTTGCAACTTCCGACCTAAACGATTTATACCGTCGTGTGATCAATAGAAACAACCGACTCAAACGTCTTCTAGCTTTAAAAGCTCCTGAGATCATCGTAAGAAACGAAAAACGTATGTTACAAGAAGCAGTAGATGCTCTTTTTGATAACAGCCGTCGCAAACGCACCGTAAAAGGAAAAGGAAATAGACCTTTAAAATCTATCTCCGACATGCTCAAAGGAAAACAAGGCCGGTTCCGCCAAAACCTACTCGGGAAACGTGTGGATTACTCTGGTCGTTCCGTAATCGTAGTGGGTCCTGAACTCAAATACCACCAAATGGGTCTTCCTAAAAAAATGGCTTTGGAACTTTTCAAGCCATTCATTATGAAACGCCTAGTGGATTTGGAACTAGCACCAAACATCAAATCTGCGAAGAAAAAAATCGAAGCAGAAGATAAAGAAGTTTTTGATGTATTGGAAACTGTTGTAAAAGAACACCCAGTTCTACTCAACCGTGCTCCAACTCTTCATAGACTTGGAATCCAAGCATTTTTACCTGTTCTTGTAGAAGGAAAGGCAATCAAACTCCATCCACTCGTTTGTCACGCGTTCAACGCCGACTTTGACGGGGACCAAATGGCAATCCACGTACCGCTTGCTCCAAAAGCGCAGCTCGAAACTTGGATGCTTATGTTATCACCGCATAACATTTTGAATCCTGCCAATGGACAACCGATTTGTGGACCAACACAAGATATCGTTCTTGGAATTTACTACTTAACTTCTGAAGTAAAAGACGCTAAGGGTGAAGGAAAATTTTTCACCGGTCTTGAAGAAGTGATGTATGCGATTGAAACGAAAACCGTTGAAATTCGTTCCAAAATCTCTGTTCTACACGAAGGGAAAATCATCGAAACCACACCGGGAAGACTTATCTTCAACCAAGTGATGCCAAAAGGGTATGTTTATATCAACAGAACTCTCGGTGATAAAGAAACAAACAAAATCATTGCAGACGTATACGAGAAGTTTGGGCCAGGGATCACTGTTGTGATGCTTGATGAAATCAAACGACTTGGTTACCGTTACGCAACTGTATTTGCTCCTACTATCTCCATTGATGACATCCGAGTTTCTCCTCAAAAAGAGGGACTTGTAACAGATGCCAACAAAGAAGTTGAAAAAGCGGATATGGAGTATCGTAAAGGTATCATCACCAACGAAGAACGTCGTAAAAAAGTAATCGAAATTTGGACCAAAACCAATGATCGAATTACAGATGGGATGTTTAAGGAACTAGAAAAAGACCAAGGTGGATTCAATCCGGTTTACGTCATGGCAGCGTCGGGTGCTCGTGGTTCCAAACAACAGATTCGTCAGCTCGCAGGGATGCGGGGCCTTATGGCGAAACCGTCTGGAGAAATCATCGAACTTGCGATTCGTTCTAACTTCCGTGAAGGTCTCGGGGTATTAGAATTTTTTATCTCAACTCATGGTGCGAGAAAGGGTCTTGCGGATACGGCGTTAAAAACTGCCGATGCGGGTTACCTCACTCGTCGTCTCGTGGATATCTCTCAGGACGTAATTGTTTCTGAAGATGATTGCGGAACTAAGTTAAACATTACTCTTGGAATCGTAAAAGAAGGGGAGAACGTAATTGTATCTCTCGCGGACAGAGTGTTCGGTCGTTATACGGCTGAAGATTTAGTAGATCCAGTTTCTGAGAAAGTTGTATTTCCGAAAGACACACTCATTACAAGAGCTCTTGGGCAACAGATCGAAAACCTTGGTTATGATAAAATTAAAGTAAGATCTCCACTCACTTGTAGATCTCGTCATGGAATTTGTACAAAATGTTACGGTATGGACATGGCTCGCCTTGTTCCTGCTGAGATTGGGGAAGCGGTGGGAACCATTGCGGCTCAGTCGATCGGCCAACCGGGAACACAGCTAACGATGAGAACCTTCCACGTGGGTGGTGCGGCATCTGCTACCATTTCAGAAAAAGAACATAAAGTTCCTTATCGCTCTATCGTAAAATCAATCAACGGTCGTCTTGTGACTAACGCAAATTCTGCAAAAGTTTTTGCTCGTCGCGGAACCATCATTGTGAATCGACTCATCCAAGAATTCAACACTGATTCACTTTCAAGTGTTCGTGCCGTTGATGGACAAAGATTGGAAAAAGGGGAAGTATTTGCGACCCAAGTTGCTGAAGCAACAGAGCAACGAATCACTTCTGACCAAGCGGGAACCGTTACTCTTGTTGGGACTACTCTACGCATCTTAGGTGATGACTTTGTGATTCCAGTAAAAATCGGAACCATTCTTCGTGCGGAAGAAGGCCAAATCGTAGAAGAGAACAAAGCACTTGCTGAGTTCGACCCTTTTAACGAGGTGGCAGTTGCGGAAGCAGCAGGAACCATCCAATGGGAAGATTTGGAAATTGGAAAAAACGTTCGTCGTGATGTGGATCCAAAAACTTCCAATATCATTCTAAAAGTTGTAGAACAAAAGAAAGATCGATTGGTTCCAAAAGTTCTGATCGGATCCGATGAATACTCAGTTCCAGTGGATGCTCTTCTCCAATTCCAAAATGGAGACAAAGTACGGGAAGGGGATATCATCTTCAAAATTCCATCAGTTGCGGAAAAAACGCGAGATATCACGGGTGGTCTTCCACGGGTAGATGAACTTTTCGAAGCTCGTCGTCCGAAAGATGCCTGCACACTGGCAGAAATTGACGGAAAGATCGAAGACAAAGGGGAAATCGTAAAAGAAAAACGAATTCTCTATATCATCCCAGAAACTGCAGAACAAGAAAAAGTAAAAGTAGCCATCCCTGTCGGAAAACAAATCCGTGTTCGCCAAGGTGACTTTGTGAAACGAGGAGACCAGTTGGACGAAGGAAACTTTGACCCGCATGATATCCTTGCCATCAAAGGACCAAATGCCCTTCATGAATATTTGGTTTCTGAGGTTCAGGAAGTTTACCGCCTGCAAGGGGTTCATATCAACGATAAACACATCGAAGTTGTGGTTCGCTCCATGCTTCGTAAGGTGATCATCACTGATAGTGGGGACACATCTTTTGTGAACCAACAACAAGTGGATAAATTCCTCTTTGATGAAGAAAATGATCGAGTGGAAAAAGAAGGGGGATCTCCAGCACAAGGAACTCCTGTCCTTTTGGGATTAACAAAAGCATCCCTTAACACTGAGTCTTATTTCTCTGCAGCATCATTCCAAGAAACCACTAAGGTTCTAACGGATGCGGCCATCAAAGGAAAAACAGACAACCTCATGGGTCTGAAAGAAAACGTTATCATCGGTCACATGATTCCTGCGGGAACTGGTATGAAAAAATACCGTGACATCGAAGTTTTCAAAGACCTTCCAGGAGATTTGGATTGGGATCTTGAAACCGAAGAAGAGGAAGAAGAAGTTTCCGAACTTTCGGAAGCAGCTCCGGTTTCTACTGCCACACTCTCTAGACTTGTTGCCGAAGAGGACGAGGATGAAGATGAGTTGGAAGAAGAATCCGATGATTCGGATGATGAGGACGACGACGATTAG